In Diadema setosum chromosome 19, eeDiaSeto1, whole genome shotgun sequence, a genomic segment contains:
- the LOC140242715 gene encoding uncharacterized protein: MGILISGLGGTAIVFECFWSYIGNAIWSGVVFFIVTGAIGSASTSGQNKLTAYAFLSGLSGACAAQLLGLSIFAAIEELELICQPGINYAIICTYIIESRIGIDAAIAALSFITLIASLTASCLSCSVPPPITTTIVVQGRTSVAPLATGPAYPGVSTGQYNAAYNTAYGHGSSVSIQKGGNPPYSHPSHPGPQY, translated from the exons ATGGGGATCCTAATCAGCGGTCTTGGTGGGACAGCCATTGTCTTCGAATGCTTCTGGTCCTATATTGGCAACGCCATCTGGAGTGGAGTGGTG TTCTTCATTGTCACCGGGGCTATTGGCTCGGCGTCCACTTCGGGGCAGAACAAG CTTACAGCTTACGCCTTTCTCTCTGGACTGTCCGGGGCCTGTGCAGCGCAGCTACTCGGTCTGTCGATCTTTGCGGCTATAGAGGAGCTCGAGTTAATATGTCAGCCAGGAATTAATTACGCAATCATTTGCACGTACATCATC GAGAGCCGTATTGGGATTGACGCGGCCATCGCTGCGCTGAGTTTTATCACACTCATAGCGTCACTGACTGCCTCTTGCCTCAGCTGCTCCGTACCTCCACCAATAACG ACAACCATCGTTGTTCAGGGGAGAACGTCGGTGGCGCCGCTTGCGACTGGCCCGGCCTATCCCGGTGTTTCAACAGGCCAGTATAATGCGGCCTACAACACAGCCTACGGTCACG GTTCGTCAGTTTCCATTCAGAAAGGAGGGAACCCTCCGTATTCCCATCCTTCCCATCCCGGGCCGCAGTATTAA